From the genome of Streptomyces sp. NBC_01260, one region includes:
- the def gene encoding peptide deformylase, which produces MAAMRNRPIPGSSGRVRAMSLLGDPVLHGACDPVTDFGPSLARLVEDMYATMYAAQGVGLAANQVGVPLRVFVYDCPDDEDVRHLGHLVNPTLVEADGITVRGPEGCLSLPGIEAGTPRFDHAVVEGVTVGGEPVRVSGTGFFARCLQHECDHLDGAVYTDRLTGLRRARALRAARRAPWGRPG; this is translated from the coding sequence ATGGCGGCCATGCGAAACCGCCCGATCCCCGGCAGTTCCGGACGTGTCCGGGCCATGAGCCTGCTCGGCGACCCCGTGCTGCACGGGGCCTGCGACCCGGTCACGGACTTCGGGCCCTCGCTCGCCCGGCTGGTCGAGGACATGTACGCCACGATGTACGCGGCGCAGGGTGTCGGGCTGGCCGCCAACCAGGTCGGCGTGCCGCTGCGGGTGTTCGTCTACGACTGCCCCGACGACGAGGACGTCCGCCACCTGGGACACCTCGTCAACCCCACGCTCGTCGAGGCCGACGGCATCACCGTGCGGGGTCCGGAGGGCTGCCTCTCGCTGCCGGGCATCGAGGCCGGCACGCCCCGCTTCGACCACGCGGTCGTCGAGGGGGTCACGGTCGGGGGCGAGCCGGTGCGGGTCAGCGGAACCGGCTTCTTCGCCCGCTGCCTCCAGCACGAGTGCGACCACCTCGACGGCGCCGTCTACACCGACCGGCTGACCGGGCTGCGCCGGGCACGCGCCCTGCGCGCGGCCCGCCGGGCGCCCTGGGGGCGGCCCGGCTGA
- a CDS encoding TetR family transcriptional regulator gives METTRQAERHRTAAEHRRRELLEAADRVVLRDGPGASMNAIAAEAGITKPILYRHFGDKGGLYRALAKRHTDALLSALRAALDAPAERRARVEATLDTYLAAIEARPQVYRFLMHPSDDATPSPEQGFDVGRHSAPLLRRLGEELATVIAERVDLGPDGEVMARIWGHGIVGMMHAAGDWWLGERPCTRAQLVSSLADLLWGRLSEAGDRPGGPGF, from the coding sequence ATGGAGACCACACGACAGGCCGAGCGGCATCGGACCGCGGCCGAGCACCGCCGCCGCGAGCTGCTCGAGGCCGCCGACCGCGTGGTGCTCAGGGACGGCCCCGGGGCCTCGATGAACGCCATCGCGGCGGAGGCCGGGATCACCAAGCCCATTCTCTACCGGCACTTCGGCGACAAGGGCGGCCTCTACCGCGCCCTGGCCAAGCGGCACACCGACGCGCTGCTCAGCGCACTGCGGGCGGCGCTCGACGCCCCCGCCGAGCGCCGCGCCCGGGTCGAGGCGACACTCGACACCTACCTCGCCGCGATCGAGGCCCGCCCACAGGTCTACCGGTTCCTGATGCACCCGTCCGACGACGCGACGCCCTCCCCCGAGCAGGGCTTCGACGTGGGACGCCACTCGGCCCCGCTGCTGCGCCGCCTCGGCGAGGAGCTCGCCACGGTCATCGCCGAGCGGGTGGACCTGGGGCCGGACGGTGAGGTCATGGCCCGGATCTGGGGCCACGGCATCGTCGGCATGATGCACGCGGCGGGCGACTGGTGGCTGGGCGAACGCCCCTGCACACGGGCCCAGCTGGTGAGCAGCCTGGCGGATCTGCTGTGGGGCCGGCTCTCCGAGGCGGGCGACCGCCCCGGCGGCCCCGGGTTCTGA
- a CDS encoding acyl-CoA dehydrogenase family protein, translating to MAEFTLELNDDQKQVRDWLHGFAADVIRPAASEWDEREETPWPVIQEAAKVGIYSLDFYAQQFFDPTGLGIPVAMEELFWGDAGIALSIVGTGLAAVGVLANGTEEQIGTWIPQMYGDANDVKVAAFCSSEPDAGSDVASMRTRAVYDQAKDEWVLNGTKTWATNGGIANVHVVVAVVDAEVGSKGHASFIVPPGTPGLSQGQKFKKHGIRASHTAEVVLEDVRVPGHCLLGGKEKLDQRLARARERAASGGGERVKNAAMATFEASRPAVGAMAVGTARAAYEVALDYARTRTQFGRPIIDNQGIAFQLADMRTQIDAARLLVWRASWMAAAGKPFESAEGSMSKLYASETAKTVTAQAIQILGGNGFTREYPVERMHRDAAIYTIFEGTSEIQRLVIARTLSGMPIR from the coding sequence ATGGCCGAGTTCACGCTCGAGCTCAACGACGACCAGAAGCAGGTCCGTGACTGGCTTCACGGCTTCGCCGCGGATGTGATCCGTCCGGCCGCTTCGGAGTGGGACGAGCGTGAGGAAACGCCCTGGCCCGTCATTCAGGAGGCGGCCAAGGTCGGCATCTACTCCCTGGACTTCTACGCCCAGCAGTTCTTCGACCCGACCGGCCTCGGCATCCCGGTGGCGATGGAGGAGCTGTTCTGGGGCGACGCGGGCATCGCCCTGTCGATCGTCGGCACGGGCCTGGCGGCCGTCGGCGTCCTCGCCAACGGCACCGAGGAGCAGATCGGCACCTGGATCCCGCAGATGTACGGCGACGCGAACGATGTGAAGGTCGCCGCCTTCTGCTCCTCCGAGCCCGACGCCGGCTCCGACGTCGCCTCGATGCGCACCCGTGCGGTGTACGACCAGGCCAAGGACGAGTGGGTGCTCAACGGCACAAAGACCTGGGCGACCAACGGCGGCATCGCCAACGTCCATGTCGTGGTCGCGGTCGTCGACGCGGAGGTCGGCTCGAAGGGGCACGCCTCCTTCATCGTGCCGCCGGGCACCCCCGGGCTCTCCCAGGGGCAGAAGTTCAAGAAGCACGGCATCCGGGCCTCGCACACCGCCGAGGTCGTCCTGGAGGACGTGCGCGTCCCGGGCCACTGCCTGCTTGGCGGCAAGGAGAAGCTCGACCAGCGCCTCGCGCGGGCCCGCGAGCGTGCCGCCTCCGGCGGTGGCGAGCGGGTGAAGAACGCCGCGATGGCCACGTTCGAGGCGTCCCGCCCGGCCGTCGGTGCGATGGCGGTCGGCACCGCCCGTGCCGCGTACGAGGTCGCGCTCGACTACGCGAGGACCCGGACCCAGTTCGGGCGCCCGATCATCGACAACCAGGGCATCGCCTTCCAGCTCGCCGACATGCGCACGCAGATCGACGCGGCCCGGCTGCTGGTCTGGCGCGCGTCCTGGATGGCGGCCGCCGGCAAGCCGTTCGAGTCCGCCGAGGGCTCCATGTCCAAGCTGTACGCGAGCGAGACCGCCAAGACGGTCACCGCGCAGGCCATCCAGATCCTCGGCGGCAACGGCTTCACCCGTGAGTACCCGGTGGAGCGGATGCACCGGGACGCCGCGATCTACACGATCTTCGAGGGCACGAGCGAGATCCAGCGACTGGTGATCGCCCGCACGCTGTCCGGGATGCCCATCCGCTGA
- a CDS encoding glutathione peroxidase: MTLYDIPLHTLTGEPTTLGAYRGQAVLLVNVASKCGLTPQYAGLERLQKTYGDRGFTVLGVPCNQFAGQEPGSSEEIQAFCSATYGVSFPLLEKTDVNGAGRHPLYAELTRLADADGEAGDVKWNFEKFLVSPAGEPVARLRPATDPESPELVAAIEAQLPA; the protein is encoded by the coding sequence ATGACGCTGTACGACATCCCGCTCCACACCCTGACCGGCGAGCCGACCACGCTGGGCGCCTACCGGGGCCAGGCCGTCCTGCTGGTCAACGTTGCCTCCAAGTGCGGGCTGACCCCGCAGTACGCCGGACTGGAGCGGCTCCAGAAGACCTACGGGGACCGGGGGTTCACCGTGCTCGGCGTGCCGTGCAACCAGTTCGCCGGACAGGAGCCCGGGAGCTCGGAGGAGATCCAGGCGTTCTGCTCCGCGACGTACGGGGTGAGTTTCCCGCTGCTGGAGAAGACGGACGTCAACGGCGCGGGCCGGCACCCGCTCTATGCGGAACTGACCCGGCTCGCGGACGCGGACGGCGAAGCCGGCGACGTCAAGTGGAACTTCGAGAAGTTCCTGGTCTCCCCGGCGGGCGAGCCGGTCGCCCGGCTCCGTCCCGCTACCGACCCGGAGTCCCCGGAGCTCGTCGCGGCCATCGAGGCCCAGCTCCCCGCCTGA
- a CDS encoding Lrp/AsnC family transcriptional regulator, giving the protein MTENLPSLSELDLALVNALQINPRAPWTELAKALDIDAATVARRWERLRTAGHAWVTAYPFGGSGAGALIEIDCAPGQAGAVAELLSADPHAVTVEHAAGGRDLLITAMATSFGALSRYIVDRLGTIPGITATRAHLVTRSYTEGSVWRLTSLNRSQQEALAASRRSALGGSQHLPEYAELVTAIGENGRMSLSELAEALGVSVNTASRRLNRLLESGRLVLRCDLTRSLSGSPVAVTFFGTVSPEHLDSTARELAKLPEIRQCLGLAGPQNLIATVWVSSLVDAQDLEVRLASSLPHLRIADRAVALRAVKLMGRLLDPDGRAIGFVPMNLWA; this is encoded by the coding sequence ATGACCGAAAACCTGCCCTCACTCAGTGAGCTCGACCTGGCCCTGGTCAACGCCTTGCAGATCAACCCCCGGGCACCCTGGACGGAGCTGGCGAAGGCGCTGGACATCGACGCCGCGACCGTCGCCCGGCGCTGGGAGCGGCTGCGGACGGCGGGCCATGCCTGGGTGACCGCCTATCCGTTCGGCGGCTCGGGGGCCGGTGCCCTGATCGAGATCGACTGCGCGCCGGGACAGGCGGGGGCCGTGGCCGAGCTGCTGTCGGCGGACCCGCACGCGGTGACCGTGGAGCACGCGGCGGGCGGCCGCGACCTGCTGATCACGGCCATGGCCACCAGCTTCGGCGCGCTCTCGCGCTACATCGTGGACCGGCTCGGCACGATCCCCGGCATCACGGCGACCCGGGCCCATCTGGTCACCCGCAGTTACACGGAGGGCAGTGTCTGGCGGCTGACGAGCCTGAACCGTTCCCAGCAGGAGGCGCTGGCGGCGTCCCGGCGTTCGGCGCTGGGCGGCTCCCAGCACCTGCCCGAGTACGCCGAGCTGGTCACGGCGATCGGCGAGAACGGGCGGATGTCACTCAGTGAACTGGCCGAGGCGCTGGGCGTCTCGGTGAACACCGCGAGCCGCCGGCTGAACCGGCTGCTGGAATCGGGCCGGCTGGTGCTGCGCTGCGACCTGACCCGCTCACTGTCCGGCTCACCGGTCGCCGTGACCTTCTTCGGCACTGTCTCGCCCGAGCATCTCGACTCCACCGCAAGGGAGTTGGCGAAGCTGCCGGAGATCCGGCAGTGCCTCGGCCTGGCCGGTCCGCAGAATCTGATCGCGACGGTCTGGGTGTCGTCGCTGGTGGATGCCCAGGACCTGGAGGTACGACTCGCCTCGTCCCTCCCCCATCTGCGGATCGCCGACCGGGCGGTCGCGCTGCGCGCCGTCAAGCTGATGGGCAGGCTGCTGGATCCGGACGGCCGTGCGATCGGCTTCGTCCCGATGAACCTGTGGGCATAA